The Polaribacter sp. KT25b genome contains the following window.
AAAATAACTTTGGCTATTATCACCCTAAAGTGTATGGTAAAGACATTGCGAAAGTGCATTATTTACGTAAAGCTGGTTTAGGTGCTTTAGCTAATATTGTGGGCGATAAAAAAGCGGTTGCCTGTATAGAAGATACTGCTGTTGCTTTAGAAGATTTACCAAATTATATTGAGGAATTCACTCAAATCATGGCCAAATACCAACAAAATGCAGTGTATTATGCACACGCTGGTGCTGGAGAATTACATTTACGTCCTATTTTAAATATCAAGAAAAAAGAAGATGTTGTTTTATTTAGAAAAATTACTACTGAAACTGCTGAATTAGTAAAAAAATATAAAGGTTCTTTTTCTGGTGAACATGGAGACGGAATTGTACGTGCAGAGTTTATTCCATTAATTATTGGTGATAAAAATTACCAACTTTTAAGAAGAATTAAAAAAGCATTTGACCCAAATAATGTATTTAATCAAGGAAAAATTACAGATGCTTTTGCTATGGATGAAAGTCTGCGATATGAAATTGATAGAGTTGAACCAGAAATTAAAACAATTCAAGACTTTTCTGATAATGAAGGAATTTTAAAACTTGCAGAAAAATGTAATGGTACGGGAGATTGTAGAAAACCTGTAGACGCTGGCGGAACCATGTGCCCAAGTTATAGAGCTACAAAAGATGAAAAAGATACTACAAGGGCAAGAGCAAATACGTTGCGTGAATTTTTAACAAATTCTGATCAAGCAAATAAATTTAATCATAAAGAATTAAAACAAGTTTTTGATTTGTGTTTAAGCTGTAAAGCTTGTGCATCAGAATGCCCAAGTAATGTAGATATTGCTACAATGAAAGCAGAGTTTTTATATCAATATCAAGAAGTAAATGGGTATTCTTTTAGAAATAAATTATTCGCAAATAATGCTAAATACAATAAATTAGGAAGTGCTTTTCCTTCAATTACTAACTTTTTTACCAATTCAATTATTGCCAAAAAAGTTTTAGGAGTTGCTGTAGAACGCTCAGTTCCTAAATTAGCAAATCAAACATTAGAAAGTTGGTTAAAGAAACATCACCCAAAAACATCTAAAAAAGCAGTTTATTTATTTAATGATGAATTTACCAATTTTTACGATGCAGAAATAGGACAAGATGCCGTTATTTTATTAGAAAAATTAGGTTACGAAGTAAAAACGATGAAACATGATGAAAGTGGAAGAAGTCATATTTCTAAAGGATTTTTAAAAGAAGCAAAACAAATTTGTAATAACAATGTAAATACTTTTAAAGATATTATTACTGATAAAACTCCGTTAGTAGGAATTGAACCTTCTGCTATTTTAGGTTTTAGAGATGAGTACATTCGTTTAGCAGATGATAAAACATCCGCAAAAAAAATAGCAAAAAATGCTTTTACGTTCGAAGAGTTTTTAGCCAAAGAACTAGAAAAAGGAAATATTGATACTTCTTTATTTACATCAGACGCTAAGACTTTAAAAATCCACGGACATTGTCATCAAAAAGCATTGTCTGGAACGCATGCAAGTTTCCAAATTTTAAATATTCCAGAAAATTATTCAGTAACGATCATTAATTCTGGTTGTTGCGGAATGGCTGGTTCTTTTGGATATGAAAAAGAACATTATAAAGTTTCTATGCAAGTTGGTGAAGATACTTTGTTTCCTAAAATTAGAAATACACCAAAAGACACTCAAATTGTGGCGGCAGGAACAAGCTGTAGACATCAAATTTTTGATGGAACAAATCGTATTGCAAAACACCCAATTACAATTTTAAAAGAAGCACTTATTTAGTATTCAGTTTTCAGTTTCAGTTGGCAGTAAAAAGAAGATCCAAAGAAATTAAGTAAACTTCTAAAAGATATTTAACGGAAATATATGAAAAGCAATGATTGTAAAATCGTTGCTTTTTTGTTACTTTGAGAATAGAATACAACTCTAAATATTAATAATTATTCTAAGAGATTAATTTAAAAATAATCATGGCAAAATACATAGCAGATTCAGAAAGATACAATAATATGAACTATAGAAGAACAGGAAATAGCGGTTTGCTTTTACCTGAACTTTCGTTAGGTTTATGGCATAATTTCGGTAAAAATGATGATTTTGATAATGCTCGGAATTTATTAAAATGTGCCTTTGATAACGGAATTACACATTTTGATTTGGCAAATAACTATGGTCCTCCTTATGGTTCTGCTGAAAAAACTTTTGGAAAAATCTTAAAAAAAGATTTTAAAAAATATAGAGATGAATTGGTTATTTCATCAAAAGCAGGTTATGATATGTGGGAAGGTCCTTATGGAAATTTTGGCTCTAAAAAATATTTAGTTTCTAGTTTAGACCAAAGTTTGCAAAGAATGAAGTTAGATTATGTGGATATTTTTTATCATCATAGACCAGATTATGACACGCCTTTAGAAGAAACTATGGGTGCTTTAGATTTAATTGTTAGACAAGGAAAAGCCTTATATGTTGGTATTTCTAATTATCAACCAAAAGAAGCAGAAAAAGCATTTAAAATATTAAAAGACTTAGGAACTCCGTGTTTAATTCACCAACCAAGGTATAGTTTATTTGATCGTTGGGTTGAAAATGGATTATTAGATTTATTAGGGAATTCTGGTGTTGGTGCCATTTGTTTTTCGCCTTTAGCACAAGGGATGTTAACTAATAAATACATAAAAGGATTACCTAAAGATTCCAGAGCAGTAAAAGATGGTCGTTATTTAAAAACCGATCAAGTTTTAGAAATGCTTCCTAAAATTAATGCGCTGAATGAAGTTGCCAAAAGTAGAAATCAGAATTTAGCACAAATGGCAATTTCTTGGATTTTAAAAGATGATAGAATTACCTCTGTTTTAATTGGAGCAAGTAAAACAGATCAAATTTTAGATAGTGTTAAAGCGATAAAAAACACTACTTTTTCTGAAGAAGAATTATCTAGAATTAATAATTTAATAATTTAATATAATTCTGATTTTTTAATATTAATTTTACAGTGGAATTGCTTTTTTATTTATTGATTATATAAACTAGTAGATTAGCTTGGTTTTTTTTTAATAATAAAGCAACAAACTGAATATATTTTTATACACTAAAATATTTTTACTACTTAAAATTCTCAGTAAACAAAAATTAATTAATGAAAACTCATAAAAAACTATCTGTATTAGCAGCTACTGCTATAAGTGGAAACGATATTAGTTCATCGGTTTTATATGTTTCTGCATTAGCAATTGCTTTTGCTGGCCAATATGCTTGGATTACGCTACTAATTGTTTCTGCCGTACTCTTTCTTTTTAGAAAAATATATGGAGAAGTAGTTGGTGCTTTACCTTTAAATGGTGGTGCATATAATGCTTTATTAAACACAACAAGTAAGTCTATTGCATCATTTGCAGCTACTTTAACGCTGTTATCTTACATGGCAACTGCTGTTATTTCTGCTAATGAAGCAATTCATTATTTACACCATTTAATTCCGTCAATTCCCATTATTATTGCTACGATAATTCTATTATTTTTCTTTGCAATTCTTACCATTGGTGGTGTTTCTGAATCCGCTAAAGTTGCCATCGGAATTTTTATTTTTCACTTATCTTCTTTTCTAATATTAAGTATTTTTATAACTTATTTTTTAATATCTCACGGACTCGGAACTTTTATTGAAAACTGGAATTTACCAGTAACTGGCGGCAGCATAACTAAGGCAATTTTTCTTGGTTTTGCAGCATCAATGCTTGGAGTTTCTGGCTTTGAAAGTTCTGCCAATTTTGTTGAAGAACAACAAAAAGGGGTTTTTCCAAAAACATTAAAAAATATGTGGGTTGTAGTGAGTGTTATCAACCCGTTAGCAGCAGTATTTGCGCTTGCACTTTTTGCAATGCCTTTATTACAAAGCGATTCATATCAAAATACATTATTAATAGAAATGGCATCTCACGTTGGTGGTAATTGGCTAGCAATCTTAATTGGTATTGATGCTTTTTTAGTACTTAGTGGAGCTGTACTTACGAGTTTTGTTGGTGTTTCTGGGTTATTAGAACGTATGGCACTTGATCGTGTGTTGCCTCAGTATTTTTTAAAGAAAAATAAAAAAGGAAGTTCTTATCGTATTATTATTGTGTTTTTAATTTTAACGATATCTGTGTTATTAATTACAAATGGAAATGTAAAATTATTGGCTGGTGTTTACACTATTTCTTTTTTATCTGTAATGGCATTATTTGCAATTGGTAACGTTTTATTAAAAGTAAAAAGAAATAGTTTACCTCGTCCTGAAAAAGCAAGATGGATGGGTATTTTAATTGCATTTACTGCAGTTTGTTTTGCTCTATTTGGAAATTTAATAATGAAACCAAAAGAAGGTGTACCAAGTAATTTATCTGTCTTTTTAGAATATTTTGTACCTTCTATTATTTTTATTAGCATTATGCTAAACAGAACTTTATTATTAAAATTTTTATTAAAGCTGATACACACTGTTTTTGATCCTATAAGAAGGTTTGTAATATTAACTGATAAAAAACTACTTGCTGTAATTCATCGTATTAATTCTCAAGAGTTTGTTTTCTTTACGAAAGGAGATAATATTGCAAACTTAAACCAAGTAATGTTATATATTTCTAAAAACGAGCACACAAAAAAATTAAAACTTGTATTTGTAACGAATGAAAGTAATCCTATTCCTAAAAACCTTGCACTAGAAATTGATTTTCTAGACAGAGAATATCCTGAAATAGACATCGAGTTTATTATTGAAGAAGGTGTATTTTCTCCAGAATTAATTACAAGTTTATCAAAAAGATGGAAAATTCCTATTAACTTTATGTTTATTGGTTCTCCTGGAGATCGTTTTCCTTATAAAATCGAAGAATTAGGCGGAGTTCGTTTAATCATTTAGAAAAAAATTAAGTCTCTTAAACCTAAAAGCGTCTTTTCAAAATTTTGAAAAGACGCTTTTAGGTTTTATTTTTTTAGAATAATATTTTCAATTATTTAAAAGTGTAATCTCTATTTGTTTTTTGAATTTTAACACAAGCTAAAATCAAAAATAATAAGGAAAGACTTTCTATAAAAACTCTTCCCCAATGCCAGTAACTCCAAATTATTAATTCTTTTTTTAACTCAACTTCATTAAAAGTTGCTTGATAAAATAATTCGTTTGTACCTTTAAAATAGATATAAAAACTAGCAACAAAAAGTAGAGAAAAAAACGCAGAAATTAACGAAAATTTTAAAGCGTTATAATTAATTGACAAACAATAAACGGAAAATATAACAGGAATTAATGCAGCAACAATAGTTAAAACTGTGTAAAACTGAGAGATAGAAGATCCAAAATTATTATAAAATGTATAAAAATCACTTGCTGATAAAGATTGCCAATATGGAACTAAAAGTACACCTTCTGTAATTTGACTACCAATAAAAATAGCAAAGATCGTTACTGAAAAAAATAGTAAAAACTGCTTCATAATTGATGATTATTCAAATGATAAAAAAGTAAATTTAGACAAAATAAATTTCTTTCAAAAAATATCAGTATTAACATCTTATTAAATCTAAAATAAAATTAATTTTATAAACAACTGTAATTTACATTTTTAAAAAATAAGTAGTTTTTACTTTTTAAATATTCTACAGTAAAAAACCAACTTAATTTGTTACCTATAAAGATTATAAAAAGAGCTACGAAATAATTTAATATTACAAAAAACAAATTCCGTAAACATCTTTTAATAAAAACAATAGAATTGCTAGTAAAAAATAAAACTTAAAAAAAACAGAAAGCCAATAAACAAGCCTAGCCCTGATTGAAGCATTTGTTTGAGCTCTTTTTTATTCTTTTTCTGAATAAAAAAAGCGAGTGCTGAAAGCAGGAAATAGCTTCAAAAAAATATTCTATTTTAAAATTAAGAGTTTACTTTTTAAACTGATGATAACATTTAAGCATAAAAAAAGCCTCTCAAAAAATTGAGAGGCTTTTAAATTTATACTAATTTCTTAGCATTGGCTACTTTTTGCTTTGTGAGCGCCAATTCTATTACTTGTTTCATATCTGTAACATAATGAAAAGTCATGCCTTTTAAATAGCTTTCTTTTATTTCTAAAATGTCTTTTTCATTCTCTTTACACAAAATTATTTCTTTAATATTTGCTCTTTTTGCAGCTAATATTTTTTCTTTAATTCCGCCAACAGGCAATACTTTTCCACGTAAAGTAATTTCGCCAGTCATTGCTAACTTATTTTTAACTTTACGTTGCGTATAAGAAGAAACCAATGAAGTTAACATCGTAATACCTGCACTTGGCCCATCTTTTGGTGTTGCGCCTTCTGGTACGTGAATGTGCACATTGTACTTCTCTAAAATTGCTGGTTTAATTCCAAATTCTTCTGCATTCGATTTTATATATTGCAAAGCAATTGTTGCAGATTCTTTCATTACATTTCCTAAATTACCTGTAATAGAAAGCGTTCCTTTCCCTTTAGATAAAATAGATTCAATAAATAAAATATCACCACCAACGCTTGTCCAAGCTAAACCTGTAACTACACCAGCAACATCATTATTTTCGAATTTATCTCTATTTCTTGGCGTTCCTAAAATTTCTTCTACTTTTTCTGATGAAATATGAATATCATATTCTTCTTCTAAAGCAATAGATTTTGCTGCAAAACGAACCACTTTTGCTATTTTCTTTTCTAAACCACGAACTCCAGATTCACGAGTATATCCTTCAACAATTTGTTCTAATTGTTTTTTACCTAACTTTAAATCTTTGGTTGTTAAACCGTGTTCTTTTAATTGTTTTGGTAATAAATGTCTTTTGGCTATTTCTATTTTTTCTTCAATTGTATAACCAGTAACATTTATAATTTCCATTCTATCTCGCAAAGCCCAAGGAATTTGCCCTAAATTATTAGCCGTTGCAATAAAAAGTACTTTTGATAAATCGTACCCAACTTCTAAATAATTATCGTAAAAAGAAGTGTTTTGCTCTGGATCTAAAACTTCTAACATTGCAGAAGAAGGATCTCCTTGATGACTATTACTTAACTTATCAATTTCATCTAATACAAAAACCGGATTTGAAGTTCCTGCTTTTTTCAAGTTCTGAATTAATCTTCCTGGCATTGCGCCGATATAGGTTTTTCTGTGACCGCGAATTTCTGCTTCATCACGCAAACCACCTAAAGACATACGAACATATTTTCGTCCTAAAGCTTCTGCTATAGATTTTCCTAACGAAGTTTTACCAACTCCTGGAGGTCCGTATAAACAGATAATTGGCGATTTCATATCTCCTCTTAACTTTAAAACAGCCAAATGTTCAATAATTCTGTCTTTTACATCTTCTAATCCAAAATGATCTCTATTTAAAACTTTTGTTGCCAGTTTTAAATCAAATTTATCTTCAGAGTAAATTCCCCATGGTAATTCTAACAACAACTCTAAATAACTTCTTTGAACTCCATATTCTGCAGCTTGTGGATTCATTCTTTTTAAACGGTTGATTTCTTTTTCAAACGTTTCTGCAACTTCTTTGCTCCATTTTTTTGTTTTAGCTTTCTTACGCATTTCTTCTAACTCTTCGTCATTAGAAACGCCACCTAGTTCATCTTGAATGGTTTTTAATTGTTGATTTAAATAATATTCTCGTTGTTGTTGGTCTAAATCTTCACGAGTTTTAGATTGAATATCATTTCTTAATTTTAATTTTTGAAGTTCTTTATTTAAGTTTTTTAAAGTAAGTAATGCGCGTTCTTTTAAATTGTCTTTTTCTAAAATTACTTGTTTTTGCATTACAGTTAAATCCATATTTGATGCAATAAAATTGACCAAAAATGCATCAGAATGAATATTTTTAATTGCAAAAGATGCTTCTGAAGGCAACATGGGATTTTCTTTAATTACCTCTAAAGCTTGCTCTTTAATTGCATCTATAATTGCATCAAATTCTTTTTTATCTGTAACCTCTTTATCGTCAATCGCTTCTTTTACAGTAGCTTTTAAATAAGGTTCGTCTTGAATAATTTCTTCTATTTCAAAACGTTTTTTTCCTTGAATAATTACCGTTGTATTTCCATCGGGCATTTTTAAAACACGTAAAATCTGTGCAACAACACCAGTTGCATGAATATCTTTTAACGTTGGTTCTTCTTCTTCTTCATTTCGTTGTGCTACAACACCAATAATTTTATTGCCTTTATTTGCGTCTTTAATTAATTGAATTGATTTATCTCTACCCGCTGTAATAGGAATTACAACACCAGGAAATAAAACTGTATTTCTTAACGGAAGAATTGGTAATGTTTTTGGAACGCTCTCTTTGTTAATAATTTCTTCATCTTCTGCCGTCATTAACGGGATTAATTCAGAATCTTCGTTCATCATATTTTGAAACGACAAACTGTCTAATTTTATTATCTTTGATTTGCTCATATGCTGTATATCTGTCATTGTGACATTGATTTTGTTAAATAAGAAAAACCAACATCTCGCTTATAATTATAAAAACTTGATAATTAAATACTTAAAAAACAAATAGTAATTATCTTTAATAATTAAGTCAATTGTTATGCCAAGGTTAAAATAATAATGCTACACCAAACTTTATAATTTTTGATTTTTATTTTAAAGTTAAACTAAAAAGGAGAATCAACCTTTATTTATACAACTAAACCAAAAAGTATTATAAACCAATTTTATTTTTTACTAAGTACTAAAATAAATACTTCACTTTTTTTTATCATTTTTGTGATGAAGAAAAATAATATACGTGATTAAAGTAAAAAATATAACTTACAAAAATTGGCAAAAGGCTATTGAAATTTCGAATTTAGAAATTAAATTAATTGTAACTCCAGAAACTGGAAGAATTATTTTCTTCGGATTTTTAGATGGAGAAAACGTATTTTATGAAAACGAAGATTTTGAAGGTATCAACTTTAAAATTGGAAATTATTTTTCTATTAACAGCATAAAACAAGCGCCAAATGTTGGTGGAAATAGAGTTTTACCTTGTTCTGAAGATTATTTTCATTTAATTACGGGTTCTAGACATATTCCTGATCCTTATATAAATGCGAGTTCTTATTCTGTTACATTATTAAAAAATGGCGTTGTTTTAAAAAGTCCGGTAAGTGATTTATTAGGGATTCAAATTAATAGAACAATTACAATTTCAGAAAAAGGAACTCAGGTACATATCAATCAAGAATTGATAAAAAAGAAACTTGCAAAAAATATCGATTTAGAAAAAATACCATTAACTATTTGGAGTTTATCAAAAATTAAAACTCCTAATATTTGTTACACACCAATTTCTGATAACAGTAAATTTAAAGATGGTTTTACAATCTCTAAATGGCCTGACTCAAAAAATAATGCCGAAGAAAATGTAGCTGTAAAAAACGGAGTTTTATCTTTAAAATCATCTAAAGACTTGCCTCAAAAAATTGGTTTAGATGCCAAAAACTGGGTTGCTGGTTATTTAAATGATACTTTATTTATAGAAAAATTTAATTTTGATGACAGAGCAACGTATCCAGATAATGGAACTTCTGTAACTATTTTTGGTAATCATTTATTTACAGAATTAGAATGTTTAAGCCCTGAAAAACAGCTTAAAATTGATGAAAAAATAACCTATAATTTAAGTTGGGAATTTCATCAAATAGAAGATAAATCGAATTTAGAATCAATATTAAACAACCTTTAATTTTGATATAAAAAAAACAATTAAAAATTATTTTATACAAACTGTCACAACTTAAAAACAATTTTGTCTTTAATATAGAAACGTTTTATTGGAAACTAATCAACCACATATAACCAACCTTATAGAACGCTGCAAAAAGTCGGATAAAAACGCGCAGTTAGATTTATACAAAGCTTATTATAAAGCAATGTATAATACTGCGCACAGAATTTTAAAAGATAATTATGAAGCAGAAGACATAATGCAAGAAGCGTTTTTAACTGTATTTACAAAAATAAATACTTATAAAGGAGAAGTTACTTTTGGTGCTTGGTTAAAAAGAATTGTAATTAATAAAAGTTTAACTCAGTTAAAGAAAAACAACAGGTATCAAGAAGTAAAAATGGAAGTGATACCAAATAATGAAATAGAAGAAGAGGTAATAGATTATAGAGGTTTAAACCCAAAAAGTGTTTTAAATACTTTACAAAATTTAAAGGAAAATTACAGAGTTGTGCTCACTTTAAATTTAATTGAGGGTTATGATTATGAGGAAATTGCACAAATATTAAATTATACAAACGAAAATGTGAGAACCACAATTTCTAGAGCAAAGAAAAAATTAAAGCAAGTTTTACTTGCAGAAAATACACAAAGACAAGCATATGGAAAATAAATTAAATGATTTTTTTTCTGAAAATAATTTCGATTTTCAAGAGCCACATTCAGGGCATTTAGAACGTTTTGAGCGCAAATTAAATCAACCACAGAAAAAAAATAAAACTTCTTGGAAATGGTTAAGTGTTGCAGCATCCGTAGTTTTAGTTTTGGGTTTTTGGTTGGGCAGCAATCATAAACAACAACAAATGGATTTAGCAGATGTTTCGCCAAAAATGGAAGAAGTGCAAAACTATTTTGTCTCTACCATTCATCAAGAATTAAAAGATCTTGAAAAAAACAGAAGTTTAGAAACAGAAACAATTATTGAAGAAGCTTTAGAGCAATTAGAAGAATTAGAAGACAATTATAAAACTTTTGTTAAGGAGCTAAATACCGATGGTAATACAAGAAAAATTATAAATGCAATGATTAGAAATTATCAACAGCGTTTAGAAGTTTTAGAAAATGTGCTTCTCCAAATTGAAGAAATAAAAAACCCAAACCTTAAGAATAATGAAATCTATATATAAAATCACACTCCTTTTCTTACTTTTTCCGCTCATTACCTCAGCAACTACTGATGAAAAAAAGCACGAAAAAAAGAAAATTATCAAGAAAAAATATACTGTAAATGCAGATGCTAAAGTGTCTATTAATAATAGATATGGAAATTTAAATATTACTACTTGGGATAAAAACAGCGTAGAAATTGAAGTTACAATTACCGTAAAAGGTGATGATTTAGATAGCGTAGAAGATAAACTTGCAGCTATTGATGTTGCTTTTGATGCTTCTTCTAATTTTGTTTCTGCAAAAACTAATTTTGAAAAAGAACAAAAAAGTTGGTCTTTCTGGAAAAAAAGCAGCAACATAAATTATCAAATTAACTACAAAATAAGAATGCCAAAATCTAATTCCGTAGATTTAGACAATGATTATGGAAGTATCTTTTTAGATTATTTATCTGGAAAAGCAACTATAGATTGTGATTATGGTAAAATTTCTGTTGGCGAATTAACGGCTAATTATAACAATATTATTCTTGATTATTGTAATTCATCTACAATTGGTTACATAAAAAGTGGAAATATAAATGTTGATTATTCTAAAATTACGATTGACAAAGCTGGCGATTTAAAAATAAATGGCGATTACTCTACGTTAAAATTTGGTACAGTTGAAGATATTAATTTTAATGCAGATTATGGTTCTTTATCAATTGATGAAGCTACAAGTATAAACGGGAATTCTGATTATGTAAGTATGAGTTTTGGTACCATTAAAAAGAATTTAATAATTGACACTGATTATGGTTCTATTTCTGTAAAAAAATTAACCAAAAATTTTAAAAATGTAGAAATTGATGCTCAATATGCAGGTGTTAAAATTGGTGTTGAAAGTAATGCAGTATTCGATTTCGAAGTAGATTTGCAATATGCTGGTTTTAAAATCGAAAATGATAAAGTAGCATTTTATAAAAAAATATCAAAATCTGCAAAAAAATATTACGAAGGTAAATTTGGAAAAGGAAACTCTAATTCTAAATTAAAAATAAGATCTCAATACGGAGGTGTTTCAAT
Protein-coding sequences here:
- a CDS encoding DUF4380 domain-containing protein — translated: MIKVKNITYKNWQKAIEISNLEIKLIVTPETGRIIFFGFLDGENVFYENEDFEGINFKIGNYFSINSIKQAPNVGGNRVLPCSEDYFHLITGSRHIPDPYINASSYSVTLLKNGVVLKSPVSDLLGIQINRTITISEKGTQVHINQELIKKKLAKNIDLEKIPLTIWSLSKIKTPNICYTPISDNSKFKDGFTISKWPDSKNNAEENVAVKNGVLSLKSSKDLPQKIGLDAKNWVAGYLNDTLFIEKFNFDDRATYPDNGTSVTIFGNHLFTELECLSPEKQLKIDEKITYNLSWEFHQIEDKSNLESILNNL
- a CDS encoding APC family permease; protein product: MKTHKKLSVLAATAISGNDISSSVLYVSALAIAFAGQYAWITLLIVSAVLFLFRKIYGEVVGALPLNGGAYNALLNTTSKSIASFAATLTLLSYMATAVISANEAIHYLHHLIPSIPIIIATIILLFFFAILTIGGVSESAKVAIGIFIFHLSSFLILSIFITYFLISHGLGTFIENWNLPVTGGSITKAIFLGFAASMLGVSGFESSANFVEEQQKGVFPKTLKNMWVVVSVINPLAAVFALALFAMPLLQSDSYQNTLLIEMASHVGGNWLAILIGIDAFLVLSGAVLTSFVGVSGLLERMALDRVLPQYFLKKNKKGSSYRIIIVFLILTISVLLITNGNVKLLAGVYTISFLSVMALFAIGNVLLKVKRNSLPRPEKARWMGILIAFTAVCFALFGNLIMKPKEGVPSNLSVFLEYFVPSIIFISIMLNRTLLLKFLLKLIHTVFDPIRRFVILTDKKLLAVIHRINSQEFVFFTKGDNIANLNQVMLYISKNEHTKKLKLVFVTNESNPIPKNLALEIDFLDREYPEIDIEFIIEEGVFSPELITSLSKRWKIPINFMFIGSPGDRFPYKIEELGGVRLII
- the lon gene encoding endopeptidase La encodes the protein MTDIQHMSKSKIIKLDSLSFQNMMNEDSELIPLMTAEDEEIINKESVPKTLPILPLRNTVLFPGVVIPITAGRDKSIQLIKDANKGNKIIGVVAQRNEEEEEPTLKDIHATGVVAQILRVLKMPDGNTTVIIQGKKRFEIEEIIQDEPYLKATVKEAIDDKEVTDKKEFDAIIDAIKEQALEVIKENPMLPSEASFAIKNIHSDAFLVNFIASNMDLTVMQKQVILEKDNLKERALLTLKNLNKELQKLKLRNDIQSKTREDLDQQQREYYLNQQLKTIQDELGGVSNDEELEEMRKKAKTKKWSKEVAETFEKEINRLKRMNPQAAEYGVQRSYLELLLELPWGIYSEDKFDLKLATKVLNRDHFGLEDVKDRIIEHLAVLKLRGDMKSPIICLYGPPGVGKTSLGKSIAEALGRKYVRMSLGGLRDEAEIRGHRKTYIGAMPGRLIQNLKKAGTSNPVFVLDEIDKLSNSHQGDPSSAMLEVLDPEQNTSFYDNYLEVGYDLSKVLFIATANNLGQIPWALRDRMEIINVTGYTIEEKIEIAKRHLLPKQLKEHGLTTKDLKLGKKQLEQIVEGYTRESGVRGLEKKIAKVVRFAAKSIALEEEYDIHISSEKVEEILGTPRNRDKFENNDVAGVVTGLAWTSVGGDILFIESILSKGKGTLSITGNLGNVMKESATIALQYIKSNAEEFGIKPAILEKYNVHIHVPEGATPKDGPSAGITMLTSLVSSYTQRKVKNKLAMTGEITLRGKVLPVGGIKEKILAAKRANIKEIILCKENEKDILEIKESYLKGMTFHYVTDMKQVIELALTKQKVANAKKLV
- a CDS encoding aldo/keto reductase gives rise to the protein MAKYIADSERYNNMNYRRTGNSGLLLPELSLGLWHNFGKNDDFDNARNLLKCAFDNGITHFDLANNYGPPYGSAEKTFGKILKKDFKKYRDELVISSKAGYDMWEGPYGNFGSKKYLVSSLDQSLQRMKLDYVDIFYHHRPDYDTPLEETMGALDLIVRQGKALYVGISNYQPKEAEKAFKILKDLGTPCLIHQPRYSLFDRWVENGLLDLLGNSGVGAICFSPLAQGMLTNKYIKGLPKDSRAVKDGRYLKTDQVLEMLPKINALNEVAKSRNQNLAQMAISWILKDDRITSVLIGASKTDQILDSVKAIKNTTFSEEELSRINNLII
- a CDS encoding RNA polymerase sigma factor; this encodes METNQPHITNLIERCKKSDKNAQLDLYKAYYKAMYNTAHRILKDNYEAEDIMQEAFLTVFTKINTYKGEVTFGAWLKRIVINKSLTQLKKNNRYQEVKMEVIPNNEIEEEVIDYRGLNPKSVLNTLQNLKENYRVVLTLNLIEGYDYEEIAQILNYTNENVRTTISRAKKKLKQVLLAENTQRQAYGK
- a CDS encoding FAD-binding and (Fe-S)-binding domain-containing protein, translated to MIDNATLETLNNSLSGDVLFDNLHKTLYATDASVYRKIPLAVAFPKDEKDIKTLIAFATKNNITLIPRTAGTSLAGQCVGDGIVVDVSKHFTEIISFDEKAKTITLQPGVVRDSLNVFLKPFGLFFGPNTSTSNRCMMGGMVGNNSSGSTSIKYGVTRDKVLEIDAILSDGSTAIFKEVSSADFIKKTKENTQEGLIYKNLFDELSLTENQQEIKNEFPKETIHRRCTGYAIDELLSSDLFGGNSKTINVAKLLAGSEGTLAFSTKITLQLDALPPKESIMVCTHFKTINESLKATVIAMNHNLYNCELMDKTILDCTKNNRELAKNRFFLQGDPGAVLMLEVSANSLEETEILANKLITDLEKNNFGYYHPKVYGKDIAKVHYLRKAGLGALANIVGDKKAVACIEDTAVALEDLPNYIEEFTQIMAKYQQNAVYYAHAGAGELHLRPILNIKKKEDVVLFRKITTETAELVKKYKGSFSGEHGDGIVRAEFIPLIIGDKNYQLLRRIKKAFDPNNVFNQGKITDAFAMDESLRYEIDRVEPEIKTIQDFSDNEGILKLAEKCNGTGDCRKPVDAGGTMCPSYRATKDEKDTTRARANTLREFLTNSDQANKFNHKELKQVFDLCLSCKACASECPSNVDIATMKAEFLYQYQEVNGYSFRNKLFANNAKYNKLGSAFPSITNFFTNSIIAKKVLGVAVERSVPKLANQTLESWLKKHHPKTSKKAVYLFNDEFTNFYDAEIGQDAVILLEKLGYEVKTMKHDESGRSHISKGFLKEAKQICNNNVNTFKDIITDKTPLVGIEPSAILGFRDEYIRLADDKTSAKKIAKNAFTFEEFLAKELEKGNIDTSLFTSDAKTLKIHGHCHQKALSGTHASFQILNIPENYSVTIINSGCCGMAGSFGYEKEHYKVSMQVGEDTLFPKIRNTPKDTQIVAAGTSCRHQIFDGTNRIAKHPITILKEALI